Proteins encoded by one window of Arachis hypogaea cultivar Tifrunner chromosome 1, arahy.Tifrunner.gnm2.J5K5, whole genome shotgun sequence:
- the LOC112700617 gene encoding glycerophosphodiester phosphodiesterase GDPDL7, translating into MSIHFGGMNKMITSLFLYSLLVHATVAQQVPLPRPPLRKWTTLSGNEPLVVSRGGFSGLFPEGTPNALAFAKDTTILCNLQLTKDGGAFCVTGTTLDKSTNINVFDPNKTRTYNINGKNVEGYFAVDYTAKDIDENVFMVQSIYTRPDFYDQSLPVLNVDAVLGDQSPPKFWLNAQYEAFYTQKGVKFVDRVVELVTQYQINYVSSPEIGFLKSINGKVSKTTKIIFQLLGANEVEPTTKQPYGTIVKDLLAIKSYASAIMVPKEYIWPVKPDNYLGLPTKLVSDAHKLGLEVYASGFANDFTLSYNYSYDPTAEYMQFTDKGDSVDGVVTDFPTTASNAIACFANNQSLPKKGPTLIISNNGASSVYPGSTDLAYQQAIDDGSDIIDCSVQMSKDGTAFCSGAADLIQETTAVTKFMPRTSTVPEVQAKSGIFSFDLTWSEIQTLKPQIYNAEGPDFPRNPAEKNSGKFVTLAEFLELAKTKAVPGILINIQNAAYLASNRSLDIVGAVSSALSNASFDKESTKQVLIQSDDSQVLTKFKDIPSYKRVLLVDDRIGDIPRPTADEIKKYADAVNLVKSAVFSVEGGGSLLEGMTNVVRELKDANLTVFVHNLKNEFITLAFDFWSDPNIAMATFIQNAKVDGIVTDFPATASRYMRSPCSDPNHVPTILPAQPGDLMSTVDPQTLPPAESPLPPLEVDNVVDPPLPAVSNSKDEPSAHPPPTKPASSSSFRANKVNIGLSLVVYLVFALLFTGH; encoded by the exons ATGAGTATACATTTTGGG GGAATGAACAAAATGATCACAAGCTTGTTTCTTTATTCCTTGTTGGTGCATGCAACGGTTGCCCAACAAGTTCCACTTCCAAGACCACCTTTGAGAAAGTGGACAACCTTAAGCG GGAATGAACCTCTTGTAGTATCCCGCGGAGGGTTCTCAGGTCTGTTCCCAGAAGGCACACCAAATGCATTGGCATTTGCAAAGGATACCACCATCTTGTGCAATCTTCAACTGACGAAAGATGGTGGTGCCTTTTGTGTCACCGGCACCACGCTTGACAAATCAACAAATATAAATGTTTTCGATCCGAATAAGACAAGAACCTACAATATCAATGGCAAGAATGTGGAAGGATACTTTGCTGTCGATTACACTGCAAAAGATATTGACGAGAATGTGTTTA TGGTTCAGTCCATTTATACTAGACCTGATTTTTATGACCAATCCCTCCCAGTTCTTAATGTTGATGCTGTCCTAGGCGACCAGTCCCCACCCAAGTTTTGGTTGAATGCTCAG TATGAAGCGTTTTACACTCAGAAAGGTGTGAAGTTTGTGGATAGGGTTGTTGAATTGGTGACCCAGTATCAGATAAACTATGTTTCTTCTCCAGAGATTGGTTTCTTAAAGAGCATCAACGGAAAAGTGAGCAAGACAACTAAGATCATATTTCAGCTTCTGGGTGCAAATGAGGTTGAACCCACAACAAAGCAGCCATATGGTACCATTGTGAAGGATCTTTTGGCAATTAAGTCATATGCCTCAGCCATAATGGTTCCAAAGGAGTACATATGGCCGGTTAAGCCAGACAATTATCTTGGGCTTCCCACAAAACTTGTATCTGATGCACATAAATTAGGACTAGAAGTATATGCTTCTGGTTTTGCTAATGACTTCACCTTAAGTTATAATTACAGTTACGATCCTACTGCTGAGTACATGCAATTCACAGACAAGGGGGATTCTGTTGACGGTGTTGTCACTGATTTCCCAACAACAGCATCGAATGCCATCG catgctttgcaaacaaCCAAAGCTTGCCCAAAAAAG GACCAACTCTGATCATAAGCAACAACGGAGCAAGCAGTGTTTATCCGGGTAGCACTGATCTTGCATATCAACAAGCAATAGATGACGGTTCTGACATTATAGATTGCTCGGTTCAAATGTCAAAAGATGGAACAGCCTTCTGCTCCGGTGCTGCAGACCTGATACAAGAAACAACTGCAGTGACAAAGTTTATGCCTCGAACTTCCACCGTCCCAGAAGTTCAAGCAAAAAGTGGAATTTTCTCCTTTGACCTTACATGGAGCGAGATTCAGACCTTAAAAC CTCAAATCTATAACGCTGAAGGCCCAGATTTCCCAAGAAACCCAGCAGAGAAGAACAGCGGTAAATTCGTCACCCTGGCTGAATTTTTGGAATTGGCCAAGACAAAGGCAGTTCCTGGCATTTTGATAAACATACAG AACGCCGCCTACCTTGCATCAAATAGAAGCCTTGACATTGTGGGAGCCGTCAGCAGTGCTTTGAGTAACGCTAGCTTTGATAAGGAATCCACAAAGCAAGTGTTGATCCAATCAGATGACAGCCAAGTGTTAACCAAGTTTAAGGATATCCCATCCTACAAAAGAGTGTTGTTAGTTGATGACAGAATAGGTGACATTCCAAGGCCAACAGCCGATGAAATTAAGAAGTACGCTGATGCGGTGAATCTTGTGAAAAGCGCTGTTTTTAGTGTTGAGGGAGGAGGTTCATTGTTAGAAGGAATGACTAACGTTGTCCGGGAATTGAAAGATGCAAACCTCACAGTATTCGTTCATAATCTCAAAAACGAATTCATAACCTTGGCATTTGACTTCTGGTCTGATCCTAATATAGCCATGGCTACTTTTATCCAAAATGCTAAGGTCGATGGCATTGTGACCGATTTTCCTGCCACTGCAAGTAGATATATGA GAAGCCCATGTAGCGATCCAAACCATGTGCCTACCATTTTACCAGCTCAACCTGGTGACCTGATGAGCACTGTTGATCCTCAGACTCTACCACCAGCAGAATCACCACTTCCACCTCTCGAGGTTGACAACGTTGTCGATCCACCGCTTCCTGCAGTCTCTAATTCTAAAGATGAACCAAGTGCTCATCCTCCACCCACCAAACCTGCATCCTCTTCAAGTTTCCGGGCAAATAAGGTCAACATTGGTCTCTCCCTGGTGGTATACCTGGTGTTTGCTCTTCTCTTCACTGGCCATTAA
- the LOC112700656 gene encoding VAMP-like protein YKT61, with protein sequence MKITALFVLKCNATTTTDGSDPLILANATDVSQFGYFQRSSVREFIVFIARTVAKRTPQGQRQSVQHEEYKVHAYNRNGLCALGVMDDHYPVRSAFSLLNKVMDEYQKSFGESWRTVDKDSTQSWPFLDEALIKFQDPHEADKLLKIQKDLDETKIILHQTIESVLARGEKLDSLVEKSSDLSAASQMFYKQAKQTNQCCTVL encoded by the exons ATGAAGATCACAGCTCTGTTCGTTTTGAAATGCAACGCCACTACCACCACTGATGGATCGGATCCACTCATTCTCGCTAACGCCACCGACGTAAGCCAGTTCGGTTATTTTCAGCGTTCCTCCGTCCGAGAATTCATCGTCTTCATCGCTCGCACCGTCGCCAAACGCACTCCTCAAGGCCAACGCCAATCCGTCCAACACGAAG AGTATAAGGTTCATGCTTACAACCGTAATGGCCTTTGTGCTTTGGGGGTTATGGATGATCACTATCCAGTTCGGAGTGCATTCTCTCTTCTCAACAAG GTGATGGATGAGTATCAAAAAAGTTTTGGCGAGTCATGGAGAACTGTTGACAAAGATAGCACTCAATCATGGCCCTTTCTGGATGAAGCTTTGATCAAATTCCAG GACCCTCATGAAGCTGACAAGTTATTGAAAATTCAGAAGGATTTAGATGAAACAAAAATCATTCTT CACCAGACTATTGAGAGTGTTCTTGCAAGAGGGGAGAAGCTAGATAGCTTAGTTGAGAAGAGTTCTGATCTAAGTGCAGCATCACAG ATGTTCTACAAGCAGGCAAAACAAACCAACCAGTGTTGTACGGTTTTGTAG
- the LOC112700688 gene encoding temperature-induced lipocalin-1 isoform X1 encodes MKVVKGLDVERYMGRWYEIASFPSFFQPKNGENTRATYTLNDDGTVHVLNETYANGKKVSIEGTAYKADPKSDEAKLKVKFYVPPFLPIIPVVGDYWVLYIDDDYQYAVIGGPTTKYLWILSRKNRIDEEVFNALVQEAKDVGYDVSKLHKTPQSETPPEGEEGPKDTKGIWWIKSLFGK; translated from the exons ATGAAGGTGGTGAAGGGCCTTGATGTGGAGAGGTACATGGGTAGATGGTATGAGATAGCGAGTTTCCCTTCATTCTTTCAGCCAAAGAATGGTGAGAACACAAGAGCCACATACACACTCAATGATGATGGAACTGTGCATGTGCTCAATGAGACTTATGCTAATGGCAAGAAGGTCTCCATTGAAGGAACTGCATACAAGGCCGATCCAAAAAGCGACGAGGCAAAGCTCAAGGTCAAGTTCTATGTCCCTCCATTCTTACCTATCATCCCTGTTGTTGGAGACTACTGGGTTTTGTACATCGATGATGATTATCAATATGCTGTGATTGGAGGGCCAACCACCAAATATCTTTGG ATATTGTCAAGGAAGAACCGAATAGATGAGGAGGTCTTCAATGCGCTTGTTCAGGAAGCTAAGGATGTGGGGTATGATGTGAGCAAACTCCATAAGACTCCACAGAGTGAGACACCACCTGAGGGAGAAGAAGGCCCCAAAGACACCAAAGGCATTTGGTGGATCAAATCCCTTTTTGGGAAATAG
- the LOC112700688 gene encoding temperature-induced lipocalin-1 isoform X2, translating into MKVVKGLDVERYMGRWYEIASFPSFFQPKNGENTRATYTLNDDGTVHVLNETYANGKKVSIEGTAYKADPKSDEAKLKVKFYVPPFLPIIPVVGDYWVLYIDDDYQYAVIGGPTTKYLWTRTKQLDKLDMMIISMLSLANPVGNIFGYCQGRTE; encoded by the exons ATGAAGGTGGTGAAGGGCCTTGATGTGGAGAGGTACATGGGTAGATGGTATGAGATAGCGAGTTTCCCTTCATTCTTTCAGCCAAAGAATGGTGAGAACACAAGAGCCACATACACACTCAATGATGATGGAACTGTGCATGTGCTCAATGAGACTTATGCTAATGGCAAGAAGGTCTCCATTGAAGGAACTGCATACAAGGCCGATCCAAAAAGCGACGAGGCAAAGCTCAAGGTCAAGTTCTATGTCCCTCCATTCTTACCTATCATCCCTGTTGTTGGAGACTACTGGGTTTTGTACATCGATGATGATTATCAATATGCTGTGATTGGAGGGCCAACCACCAAATATCTTTGG ACTAGAACCAAACAACTTGATAAGCTAGATATGATGATTATCAGTATGCTCTCATTGGCCAACCCAGTAGGAAATATCTTTGG ATATTGTCAAGGAAGAACCGAATAG
- the LOC112700672 gene encoding temperature-induced lipocalin-1 produces MAEKEMSVVRNLDVKRYMGRWYEIASFPSRFQPKNGVDTRATYTLNEDGTVHVLNETWSDGKRGFIEGTAYKADPNSDEAKLKVKFYVPPFLPIIPVTGDYWVLFIDDDYQYALIGQPSRRYLWILSRQNRLDEEIFNELVQKAKDVGYDVSKLHKTPHSETPPEGEEGPKDTKGIWWIKSILGR; encoded by the exons ATGGCGGAGAAAGAGATGTCTGTGGTAAGGAACCTGGACGTGAAACGCTACATGGGTCGGTGGTACGAGATAGCGTCCTTCCCATCAAGGTTCCAACCCAAAAATGGTGTTGACACGAGAGCCACCTACACTCTCAACGAGGATGGAACCGTGCACGTGCTCAATGAGACTTGGAGTGATGGCAAAAGAGGCTTCATTGAAGGTACTGCGTACAAGGCTGATCCCAATAGCGATGAAGCTAAGCTCAAGGTCAAGTTCTATGTTCCTCCATTCTTGCCTATCATCCCTGTTACTGGTGACTATTGGGTTCTCTTCATTGATGATGATTATCAGTATGCTCTCATTGGCCAACCCAGTAGGAGATATCTTTGG ATATTGTCAAGGCAGAACCGATTAGATGAGGAGATCTTCAATGAGCTTGTTCAGAAAGCTAAGGATGTGGGGTATGATGTGAGCAAACTCCACAAGACTCCACATAGTGAGACACCACCAGAGGGAGAAGAAGGCCCCAAAGACACCAAAGGCATTTGGTGGATCAAATCCATTCTGGGGAGATAG
- the LOC112700730 gene encoding temperature-induced lipocalin-1, with protein sequence MAERPMRHCLFLLASLLLTTVATSNATTVVKNLDLKRYMGRWYEIARFPTFFEKSNAVDTRATYTLNDNGTVHVLNEDFVDGKRSYVEGIAYKADPKSDEAKLKVKFYVPPSVPIFPVIGDYWVLYIDQDYQNAVVGGPTKIFLWILSRKSHIDDATYKELVEKAKNEGYDVSKLRKTPQSEKPPPAAEEGV encoded by the exons ATGGCTGAAAGACCCATGCGTCACTGTTTATTTCTTCTAGCTTCACTACTGCTCACCACGGTGGCTACTAGCAACGCCACAACAGTGGTGAAGAACCTAGACCTAAAGAGGTACATGGGTAGATGGTATGAGATAGCGCGTTTCCCTACATTCTTTGAGAAGAGTAATGCTGTGGACACAAGGGCCACGTACACACTCAATGATAATGGAACCGTTCATGTTCTCAATGAAGACTTTGTTGATGGCAAGAGGAGTTATGTTGAAGGAATTGCATACAAGGCTGATCCCAAAAGCGATGAAGCCAAGCTTAAGGTCAAGTTCTATGTGCCTCCCTCTGTTCCCATATTCCCTGTTATTGGCGATTATTGGGTTCTCTATATCGATCAGGATTATCAGAATGCTGTCGTTGGTGGACCAACTAAGATATTTCTTTGG ATATTATCAAGGAAGAGCCATATAGATGATGCAACGTACAAGGAGCTCGTTGAGAAAGCAAAGAATGAGGGTTATGACGTGAGCAAACTCCGTAAGACTCCACAGAGTGAGAAACCACCACCAGCAGCGGAAGAAGGCGTTTAA
- the LOC112700714 gene encoding temperature-induced lipocalin-1, with the protein MKPQKELRNLAMAEKPMFHCLFLLASLLLFTAVATSNATTVVKNLDLKRFMGRWYEIASFPSFFEKSDAVDTRATYTLNDNGTIHVLNENWIDGKRNYIEGIAYKADPNSDEAKLKVKFYVPPSFPIFPVIGDYWVLYIDQDYQYAVIGGPTKIFLWILSRKSHIDDATYNELVEKAKDEGYDVSKLHKTPQSETPPPPVDEGVFSLDDQILSGELK; encoded by the exons ATGAAACCTCAGAAAGAACTAAGAAACCTTGCAATGGCAGAAAAACCTATGTTTCACTGTTTATTTCTTCTAGCTTCACTACTGCTGTTTACCGCGGTGGCTACTAGCAACGCCACAACGGTGGTGAAGAACCTAGACCTAAAGAGGTTCATGGGTAGATGGTACGAAATAGCGAGTTTCCCTTCATTCTTTGAGAAGAGCGATGCTGTGGACACTAGGGCCACATACACACTCAATGATAATGGAACAATTCATGTGCTCAATGAGAATTGGATTGATGGCAAGAGGAACTATATTGAAGGAATTGCATACAAGGCTGATCCAAATAGCGATGAGGCCAAGCTTAAGGTCAAGTTCTATGTGCCTCCCTCCTTTCCCATATTCCCTGTTATTGGAGATTACTGGGTTCTCTATATCGACCAGGATTATCAATATGCTGTCATTGGTGGACCAACTAAGATATTTCTTTGG ATATTATCAAGGAAGAGCCATATAGATGATGCAACCTACAATGAGCTTGTTGAGAAAGCAAAGGATGAAGGTTATGATGTGAGCAAACTCCATAAGACTCCACAGAGTGagacaccaccaccaccagtggATGAAGGCGTTTTTAGTTTGGATGATCAAATCCTTTCTGGGGAACTGAAATAA